The DNA region GAGCGGATGCTGTCCGACTGTGACAAAATGCCGGGCAACGCGAACAGTGATTTCAACGGGGAGCAGCTTTCGCATGGCGTGGCCGAACAGGGGAGTGGCGCATCGTCCGGTGGCAATGGGAACCAGAGGCGCAGTCGCTTCTGCGCACCCGCTGGCCTCACTTGCCGGAATGGAGATTCTGAAATCCGGCGGTAACGCGGTCGATGCGGCACTTGCCACCGCGGCCGCGCTGAATGTGGTCGAACCGTACATGTCCGGTATCGGCGGCAGCGGGTACATGCTCGTCTATTCCGCCAGGGAACGACGTTTGCGTGTGCTCGATTACGTTGGGCCTGCCTCACGAAATGCGTCGCTGTCGGCGTTCGAAACCGAGAACGAAAAGAACCATGGCCCCAAGTCCCCGTTGATCCCAAGCGCCGCCGCGGGCTGGCTGACGGCGCATGCGGAGTACGGTTCGCTTCCCCTCGATACGCTCTTCGCACCAGCGATCGGCTATGCGACCCAGGGCGTACCGCTGACAGTCAAGAACGCCTACTTCTACGACATGGTCTACCGGGCAGGCAACTTGACCGAGATGACCAGGGCGGTTTTCATGCCAGATGGCCGCCCGCCGTTCGCCGGAGAGATCATCCGTCAGCCCAAACTGGCGGCCACATACGCGCGGGTCGCGCGCGAGGGCAAGGAATCGTTCTACCGTGGCGCTCTGGCGAAAGAGATCGTCGAGTCGATTCAGGCCCAGGGTGGCATCATCGATACAGCTGACCTCGCCAACTACGAGCCGGCGTGGAAGGAGCCGATTGGCGTCGACTACCGCGGCTATTCCATCACCTGTCCGCCGCCCCACTGCAGCGGTTGGCAGTATCTCCAGGCGTTCAAGATGCTCGAGGCCATCGACCTTGCAGAAATGGGGCAGAACTCGCTCGAGACCCTGCACACCCTGGCCGAGGTCTTCAAGGTGGCAGTCGCCGACCGCATCGCCTACACGACCAATCCCGCCATCGATCTCGACGTTCTGCTCTCCGATGCG from Thermomicrobiales bacterium includes:
- the ggt gene encoding gamma-glutamyltransferase; the protein is MAWPNRGVAHRPVAMGTRGAVASAHPLASLAGMEILKSGGNAVDAALATAAALNVVEPYMSGIGGSGYMLVYSARERRLRVLDYVGPASRNASLSAFETENEKNHGPKSPLIPSAAAGWLTAHAEYGSLPLDTLFAPAIGYATQGVPLTVKNAYFYDMVYRAGNLTEMTRAVFMPDGRPPFAGEIIRQPKLAATYARVAREGKESFYRGALAKEIVESIQAQGGIIDTADLANYEPAWKEPIGVDYRGYSITCPPPHCSGWQYLQAFKMLEAIDLAEMGQNSLETLHTLAEVFKVAVADRIAYTTNPAIDLDVLLSDAYTSERRALVDARSAASVEGERYGGKRPAGSIEPGDPRQVLKECTTHFDVVDAEGNAVAVTQSLGDGFGSGVMAGETGLMLNNFGYWFDFDPDSPNVIGPNRNIEMCMAPAVIFRDDKLFMVIGTPGSFGILQTTPQMISNVIDHGYSIQAAIEAPRIKATIGTRLQIETRIPEAVRDGLTVLGHVLEPLGDWSPLVGGGQGIMIDPDTGAYCGGGDPRRDGYALAW